A single genomic interval of Spinacia oleracea cultivar Varoflay chromosome 6, BTI_SOV_V1, whole genome shotgun sequence harbors:
- the LOC130463203 gene encoding uncharacterized protein gives MRKLEALQDGQSSDSRKDSFVEKDISAEKEELAKEKEVHAAQVATEAAEMQRKSKELELEALKLQQMRREFESQQENITLDVIALSIAQLRQKNPSLTPQMIANAIVSATADGP, from the exons ATGAGGAAGTTGGAAGCTTTGCAAGATGGACAAAGCAGTGATTCTCGTAAGGATTCATTTGTTGAA AAGGATATAAGTGCTGAAAAAGAAGAGTTAgcaaaagaaaaggaagtcCATGCTGCACAAGTTGCTACAGAAGCTGCTGAAATGCAAAGAAAGTCAAAGGAACTTGAATTAGAGGCCTTAAAACTACAACAAATGCGTAGGGAATTTGAAAGTCAACAAGAGAATATTACTCTTGATGTGATAGCTCTGTCAATTGCACAACTACGCCAAAAAAATCCTAGTTTGACACCTCAAATGATTGCAAATGCTATAGTGTCAGCCACTGCAGATGGTCCATAG
- the LOC110800485 gene encoding uncharacterized protein has product MASSESMDDKAFSERVKKTFGSLFATLEPSPKSLSNPLWSLTDSQVEKKEWRRDIDTSRDSNPCSSSFDDFLSHARKNSRKNLSNYRKELKDDGIEGLDDVDDEEEEDEEEEEEAEKVDLNDWDVKGSIGLDSTLDNEAEEDTFDKVALGRENAGDRLYMGDVTGSHDSHFGVLDELPGAVGILRGKDPRANRQAARIRLKEDDAEAAAAQAEHKPEQSPSTADRDSAMSTEGVVGKLLKPILKRKECESTSKPAKRVRFDPVCLSNDKAAGEVPSNMTWEKTITEVIGSESNKSASRVPDYIQNPSKYTCYTLDSTDEMGSKSNTGAYLEFVEMMKAKNVMSEPDSDVSTDLPKSVTFIPKKKSDTTKGGFSEASQEKGGDTKCPPTQSTFLDVVAEEQETEVGDMEVDEPESAETSAGSDRGIMFKKQGRQYRKPQGDETT; this is encoded by the exons atggcGTCATCAGAATCCATGGACGACAAGGCATTTTCAGAGAGAGTCAAGAAAACGTTCGGATCCCTCTTCGCAACTCTAGAACCCTCCCCAAAATCTCTCTCAAACCCACTTTGGTCGCTCACAGATTCCCAGGTTGAGAAGAAAGAGTGGCGCCGTGACATCGACACTTCTAGAGATTCCAACCCTTGTTCTTCCTCCTTCGACGATTTTCTCTCTCATGCCCGCAAAAACTCCCGTAAAAACCTAAGTAATTATCGCAAAGAGCTCAAGGATGACGGTATCGAAGGTCTCGACGATGTGGAtgacgaagaagaagaagatgaagaagaagaagaagaagctgaGAAGGTTGATTTAAATGATTGGGATGTCAAAGGTTCTATCGGTTTGGATTCTACTCTAGATAATGAg GCTGAAGAAGATACTTTTGACAAAGTTGCCTTAGGAAGGGAGAATGCCGGTGATCGGTTGTATATGGGGGACGTTACTGGTAGCCATGATTCACATTTCGGCGTTCTCGATGAACTTCCTGGTGCTGTTGGGATTCTTAGGGGAAAGGATCCTCGTGCTAATCGCCAGGCTGCAAGGATTAGATTGAAAGAAGACGATGCAGAAGCTGCAGCTGCACAGGCTGAACATAAACCTGAGCAGTCTCCTTCAACCGCTGATAGAGATTCTGCTATGTCAACTGAAGGTGTTGTTGGCAAGTTATTGAAACCTATATTAAAAAGAAAGGAGTGTGAATCAACGTCAAAGCCGGCAAAACGTGTCAGGTTTGACCCTGTTTGTCTAAGCAATGACAAGGCAGCTGGTGAAGTTCCAAGTAATATGACATGGGAGAAAACTATTACCGAAGTTATTGGGTCTGAGTCGAATAAGAGTGCTTCTCGGGTCCCGGATTATATTCAAAATCCTTCCAAATATACATGCTATACTCTTGATTCCACTGATGAAATGGGCAGTAAGTCAAACACGGGTGCTTATTTGGAGTTTGTTGAGATGATGAAGGCAAAGAACGTGATGTCAGAACCTGACTCAGATGTTTCTACTGATCTTCCAAAATCAGTAACCTTTATTCCGAAGAAAAAGTCAGATACTACGAAAGGTGGCTTTAGTGAAGCGAGTCAAGAGAAAGGAGGTGATACAAAGTGTCCTCCCACGCAATCAACCTTTCTTGATGTGGTAGCTGAGGAGCAGGAGACGGAAGTTGGTGACATGGAAGTTGATGAACCTGAAAGCGCTGAAACAAGTGCCGGGTCTGATAGAGGCATCATGTTTAAGAAGCAGGGACGTCAGTATCGAAAGCCCCAGGGAGATGAGACTACCTAG
- the LOC130463202 gene encoding uncharacterized protein, with translation MVTAVFCVVGWGSAASADCAVLARLCVFCSWLGVAVLLGMLLNTGLFVQLDMFFFSPSVKLVQTEHILTAVGFGQKFSWNQRHCRCEIYLKMDQNWMNFPRGSEGFKAALNIFLDGYFAKDAIGGQTFCPCKKCSRRFCHSRDVIYDHLIVDGFVKGFREWVVQREASSSTSNDMSGINDQNTYDDIDGLLHDTFIEVEEGLDGDQGVPSEPNEEARKFYKLVEEGKQELYPGCKTFSMLSFIIRLFLFQVLNGLSNAAFGDLLELLREAFPMARLPKSYNESKNIIKDLGLDYKKIHACPNDCILYRKEYEGADVCPKCETSRWKSKNVPAKVLRHFPLKPRLQRLFMCSKTAESMVWHDKERTKDDKIRHPADAQSWKDFDETYPDFKKEPRNVRLALASDGFNPFRTMSVAHSTWPVVLINYNLPPWFSMKPEYFMLSLLISGPKSPGNDIDVYLQPLIDELKELWEYGVETYDAFKKQSFQLHAALMGTINDFPAYAMLSGWSTKGNYACPNCNHDVTPKYLPHSKKNCYMDTRRLLDASHPWRKDKKSFNGETEDRCGPSPLSGTDLVNELENFVNDFGKPKKGGGSKGPWKKKPAFLQLSYWPNIKCRHNLDVMHIEKNVFDNIVGTLLDIPGKSKDHNNARLDLVALGLKPHLHPYLSDDGNHMLFPPAPYTMGNEEKDLFLKVIKETKLPSGYASNIGRCVQVKERKFAGYKTHDAHVVLHHLLQVAVRKTLPKTVAVPLIRLGNFFRGICSKIVDLKELDRLASEVVDVICQFEMIFPPAFFDIMMHLPVHLVEEIKFGGPVQYRWMYFIERYLGRLKSYVRNRSNPEGSIAEGYMMEECLTFISRYLREGVNTRLDRRCARNFGVADRDEESSIFPKIGYPPGGKGKRKGKGFTLDFQSLKQAHRYIIFNCGDVTVETYIKEHQTWVNSQGRKRRWDTAQSHSRDFIVWFQEKVQMEQVNGDIFWLSKGPNPKARRYTGYCINGYKFYTRERDSRVKTQNSGVTLTALTSSFASSRDRNPVDGDVTYYGVIEEIIELDFWSQFSVVLFKCDWFLGDVDECGLTYVNFKKKCSKDDPFVLASQVQQVYFSQDPVENDIQYVMQDVPRDLFDFEEELNKETYWEDPVDFNCNGMPHVDANDIHARAGGEVRSINISDLLDVPAEPEVDSDHDDTDWDWMLAIEDIPIPES, from the exons ATGGTAACTGCTGTGTTTTGTGTAGTTGGTTGGGGTTCTGCTGCTTCTGCAGACTGTGCTGTTCTTGCTAGGTTGTGTGTGTTTTGCAGCTGGTTGGGTGTAGCTGTG CTGTTGGGTATGCTACTTAACACTGGTTTGTTTGTTCAACTTGATATGTTCTTCTT CAGCCCTTCCGTTAAGCTGGTGCAGACTGAGCACATTTTGACTGCTGTTGGTTTTGGGCAAAAATTCTCTTGGAATCAAAG GCATTGTCGTTGTGAAATATATTTAAAAATGGATCAAAATTGGATGAACTTCCCTAGAGGGTCAGAAGGTTTTAAAGCTGCTTTGAATATTTTTCTTGATGGTTATTTTGCAAAGGATGCTATTGGAGGACAAACCTTTTGCCCTTGTAAAAAGTGTTCTAGGCGTTTTTGCCATTCTAGAGACGTCATTTATGATCATTTGATTGTTGACGGATTTGTAAAGGGATTCAGGGAGTGGGTCGTTCAAAGGGAAGCATCTTCATCTACAAGTAACGATATGTCTGGAATTAATGATCAAAATACATATGATGATATCGATGGTTTATTACATGATACTTTTATTGAGGTGGAAGAAGGTTTAGATGGAGATCAAGGTGTTCCAAGTGAGCCAAATGAGGAGGCTAGAAAGTTTTATAAGCTAGTAGAAGAAGGGAAGCAAGAGCTTTATCCGGGTTGTAAAACTTTCTCAATGTTATCCTTCATAATCCGTTTATTTCTCTTCCAGGTCCTTAATGGCTTAAGCAATGCGGCCTTTGGGGATCTCTTAGAGTTATTAAGAGAGGCGTTTCCTATGGCTCGACTTCCAAAATCCTATAACGAATCTAAGAATATAATCAAGGATTTGGGTCTTGATTATAAAAAGATACATGCTTGTCCCAACGATTGCATTCTTTACAGGAAGGAGTATGAAGGAGCTGATGTTTGTCCCAAGTGTGAAACATCAAGGTGGAAGTCTAAGAACGTCCCTGCAAAGGTTTTGAGGCATTTTCCTTTGAAGCCTAGACTCCAAAGACTTTTCATGTGTTCTAAAACAGCTGAGTCAATGGTTTGGCATGATAAAGAGCGAACAAAAGATGACAAAATTAGACATCCAGCAGATGCACAATCTTGGAAGGACTTTGATGAGACGTATCCTGACTTTAAAAAGGAACCAAGAAATGTTCGACTAGCTCTTGCCAGCGATGGATTTAATCCATTTCGAACTATGAGTGTTGCTCATAGCACATGGCCTGTTGTGTTGATTAATTATAACCTTCCACCCTGGTTTTCTATGAAACCTGAATATTTTATGCTGTCTTTGTTAATTTCGGGCCCTAAGTCTcctggaaatgacatagatgtttATTTGCAACCGTTGATTGATGAACTGAAGGAATTATGGGAGTATGGGGTTGAGACATATGATGCATTTAAAAAGCAATCATTTCAATTGCATGCTGCTTTAATGGGGacgataaatgatttcccggcttaCGCTATGTTATCTGGATGGTCTACTAAAGGAAATTATGCATGTCCTAATTGTAACCATGATGTGACACCGAAATATTTGCCTCAcagcaaaaaaaattgttatatGGACACCCGTAGGCTTCTTGATGCAAGTCATCCATGGCGAAAGGATAAGAAATCATTTAATGGAGAAACAGAGGATAGGTGTGGACCTTCTCCGTTATCAGGCACTGACCTAGTAAATGAGTTAGAGAACTTTGTAAATGATTTCGGGAAACCAAAGAAAGGTGGAGGAAGTAAAGGTCCATGGAAAAAGAAACCAGCTTTTCTTCAATTGTCATATTGGCCTAATATCAAATGTCGTCATAATCTTGACGtcatgcatattgagaaaaatgtttttGACAATATTGTTGGCACGTTGTTAGACATTCCAGGAAAGTCTAAGGACCACAACAATGCGCGTCTTGATTTAGTGGCCCTTGGCCTAAAGCCACATCTCCACCCTTATCTTTCTGATGATGGCAACCACATGTTATTTCCACCGGCACCTTATACAATGGGTAATGAAGAGAAGGATTTGTTCCTTAAAGTTATTAAAGAAACAAAGTTACCTTCTGGGTATGCATCGAATATAGGGAGATGTGTACAAGTTAAAGAAAGAAAGTTTGCTGGTTACAAAACTCATGATGCACACGTTGTGCTTCATCACTTGCTTCAAGTTGCTGTTAGAAAAACATTGCCAAAAACTGTAGCAGTACCTTTGATTAGATTGGGTAATTTTTTTCGGGGTATATGTAGTAAAATTGTCGATCTTAAAGAATTAGACAGATTAGCATCTGAAGTGGTTGATGTAATTTGTCAATTCGAAATGATATTTCCTCCTGCTTTCTTTGATATTATGATGCATTTACCCGTTCATTTAGTAGAGGAAATCAAATTTGGTGGACCTGTGCAATATCGATGGATGTACTTTATTGAGAGGTATCTTGGTAGGTTGAAGTCATATGTCCGAAATAGGAGTAACCCCGAAGGAAGCATAGCAGAAGGGTATATGATGGAAGAATGCTTGACTTTCATTTCTCGATATTTACGTGAAGGTGTAAACACTAGACTGGACAGAAGATGTGCTAGGAATTTCGGGGTGGCTGATAGGGATGAGGAATCATCTATTTTTCCTAAGATAGGATATCCTCCTGGaggaaaagggaaaagaaaaggGAAGGGATTTACTTTGGATTTTCAAAGTTTGAAGCAAGCTCATAGATATATCATCTTCAATTGCGGCGATGTTACAGTGGAAACTTATATCAA AGAACACCAAACTTGGGTGAATAGCCAGGGTCGAAAGCGTAGATGGGATACCGCACAAAGTCATAGTAGAGATTTTATTGTTTGGTTTCAGGAAAAGGTTCAAATGGAACAAGTTAATGGTGACATTTTTTGGTTGTCTAAGGGTCCTAATCCTAAGGCCAGGAGGTACACTGGATATTGTATTAATGGTTATAAGTTTTACACAAGAGAGCGCGACTCAAGAGTAAAGACGCAAAACAGCGGAGTCACTTTAACAGCCTTGACTTCAAGTTTTGCTAGCTCAAGGGACCGAAATCCTGTAGATGGAGATGTTACCTACTATGGTGTTATAgaagaaattattgaattagactTTTGGTCTCAATTCAGTGTTGTGTTATTTAAGTGTGATTGGTTCCTTGGTGATGTCGATGAGTGTGGGCTTACATATGTCAATTTCAAGAAGAAATGTTCCAAAGATGATCCTTTTGTATTGGCTTCTCAAGTTCAACAAGTTTACTTCTCCCAAGATCCAGTTGAAAATGATATTCAGTATGTTATGCAGGATGTTCCAAGAGATCTTTTTGATTTTGAGGAAGAGCTTAATAAGGAAACATATTGGGAGGATCCTGTTGATTTCAATTGTAATGGCATGCCTCATGTTGATGCAAATGATATTCATGCAAGAGCCGGTGGTGAAGTACGATCTATAAACATAAGTGATTTGTTAGATGTTCCGGCCGAGCCTGAAGTTGACTCTGACCATGATGATACGGATTGGGATTGGATGCTTGCTATTGAGGATATCCCGATTCCTGAGTCATAG
- the LOC130463978 gene encoding uncharacterized protein — translation MAASVEKFHCPFVGLSGCQDGGGRGLVRSSLITHLRDRHCCTGVRDVTRHSLTTNLQVFTTAEVTFRRMGIWLCGDCFKTHTHRIRCRHGSGSGTVFVDPPDSGDGTIRFTLYGIQKPQAPASELSTSVAPREHHFSFDVALLNTLWSKRLRSVKSIPPKCRLGFSRVLKGALDKVICRPDGIACWVQLLVLPLCVLKTFSPRSNRECSSGVRRRQQEESITSAIRSWGVPGGSEQLVIDTLASVSPPLLDVDGDHDLAERNIKQCKRKISDGHYTAAVRVLSSSGLAPYNDAILADLQAKHPSVPVPTLPDIPVDHHLIASSAVVLEQIMGFPRGTSCGRDGLRAQHLLDCLGGAAVAVSDELVDAITQVVNLFLVGKCPAELGGYIASAPLTPLIKPGGDIRPIAVGTIWRRLVSKVGAALIGPRLGNYFGGLQFGVGVPAGGEAILHAVNRLVEARGADVGLSMLLVDFRNAFNLVDRSALLREVRLYCPALSRWVEFCYSSPARLYYGEHTLWSCQGVQQGDPLGPLLFSLVLHPLVCRIRDSFDLSLQAWYLDDGTIVGDTLVVGQVLELILEEGPHLGLHVNVEKTEVFWPSEDPRSRLEGVFPTDIARPALGVKLLGGPVSTDSSFCKELVSQRVSKAVVLMDAVAKLNPQCELLLLRACTGVSKLYFAMRTCPPHLFEAAQLSFDVALRASLERIVTASGPGFGDWQWRLSTLPYSYGGLGVYSAGDVRHYAFLASRLQSSGLQDSLLRLSGVDGPGPAFDDALGLFNRTVETDLMRSPSEIAAPRLMKKLADIYFTKVTAEAESAYSLSSRLVALWKSQQGDHSSAWLRAVPISGLGQTMNGKTYRSVLCYRLGIPLFSYSTPCSACSRVFDGDIYGDHAVSCAGIVGIKHRHNVVRDTLLDICYRSGISARKEVDVGLTSESDGALRPADILLYSWDVGLDVCVDLTGSSPMTQSGLSGFVPGRVVAVAAQRKQDKYGARCRALGYGFFPFSFSSFGELEKGAVSLLKRVQTYSRAQDIGARAAAHIFSRIGFAIARGVGAQIVSRLPSNFL, via the coding sequence ATGGCGGCTTCCGTagagaagtttcattgcccttttgtgggtcttagcgggtgccaggatggaggtgggcgtggtttggtgaggagttctctgatcactcacttacgtgatcgtcattgttgcactggtgtgcgggatgtaacccgtcattcccttactaccaatttgcaggtttttactacggctgaggtgacctttcgtcgtatgggaatttggctatgtggagattgtttcaagacgcatactcatcgtattaggtgtcgccatggcagtggttctggtacggtttttgtggacccacctgattctggggatggtactattcgttttactctctacggtattcaaaaaccacaagctcctgcttccgagctgtctacttctgttgcgcctcgagaacatcatttttcttttgatgttgctcttctaaaCACTTTATGGTCCAAGCGGctgcgttctgtgaaatccatccctcccaaatgtcgtttgggtttttcgcgagttctgaaaggggcgcttgataaggtgatttgcagaccagatggcatcgcttgttgggttcagttgctcgtgttacctctttgtgtcctcaagactttttctccacgaagtaatcgtgagtgttcctccggtgttaggcggcgacaacaggaagagagtatcacctctgctattcgttcttggggtgtgcctggtggttctgagcaacttgtcatagacacattggctagtgtgtctccccctctattggatgttgacggcgaccatgatttggcggagcgtaatattaagcaatgcaagagaaagatttctgacggtcactacactgctgccgttagggttctttcttcctcaggtcttgccccttacaatgatgctattcttgcagatttgcaagcaaagcacccttctgtcccggtccctaccttaccggatatccctgttgatcatcaccttattgcttcctccgctgttgttttggagcagattatgggctttccgcgtggtacttcgtgcggtagagatggcttgcgtgctcaacaccttttggattgcttgggtggtgctgctgtagctgtttctgatgagttggtggatgctatcactcaggttgttaatctctttcttgttggaaagtgtcctgctgagcttggaggatacattgctagtgctcctcttacgccacttaTTAAGCCTGGTGGGGATATTCGGCCTATTGCcgtgggcactatttggaggcgccttgtttctaaggtcggggcagctttgattggtccgcgtttaggaaactactttggaggtcttcagtttggagttggggttccagcaggtggtgaggccattctccatgctgtcaatcggttggttgaggctcgtggggctgatgttggcctctctatgttattggtggattttcggaatgcgttcaatttagttgatcgttcggctttgttgcgtgaggtacGGCTatattgtcctgctctttcgcgttgggttgaattctgctactcttctccagcgcggctgtattatggagagcataccttgtggtcttgtcagggtgtgcagcaaggggatcctcttggccctttgcttttttctctggttctacatccattggtgtgtcgaatcagagactcatttgatctatctcttcaggcttggtacttggacgatggcactatcgttggtgacactttggtggttggacaggtcttggagttgattttggaggagggtcctcatttaggtctccatgttaatgttgagaagacggaggttttctggccttcggaggacccccgcagtcgtctagagggtgtctttcctacggatattgctcgtcctgcgcttggtgttaagttgcttggtggcccagtcagtacggattcctctttttgtaaggagttggtttcgcagcgtgtgtcgaaggctgttgtgttgatggatgctgtagccaagcttaatccccagtgtgagttgttgcttcttcgtgcgtgtactggagtttctaaactctactttgctatgcgcacttgtccgcctcatcttttcgaagcggcccaattatcctttgatgtggctctgcgggcttctttagagcgcatcgtgactgcttcgggacctgggttcggtgactggcaatggcgcctttccaccttgccttattcttatggaggattgggtgtttattcagctggtgatgttcggcattatgcttttcttgcatcccgtttgcagtcttctggtttgcaggattcgcttcttcggctttcaggtgttgatggtccgggaccggcctttgacgatgctcttggtcttttcaataggaccgtggagaccgaccttatgcgtagccctagtgagatcgctgcccccagactcatgaagaaattggcagacatatatttcacgaaggttactgctgaggcggaatccgcctactccttatcttcgcgtcttgttgccctatggaaatcacagcagggggatcactcctcggcttggttgcgggcagtccccatctcggggttaggccagactatgaacggtaagacttatcgttcggttctttgctatcggttgggtattccgttgttctcttattcgacgccgtgttctgcttgctctcgggttttcgacggggacatttatggggatcatgccgtgtcttgtgctgggattgtgggtatcaaacatcgacataatgttgttcgtgatacccttttggatatttgctatcggtcggggatttctgctcgcaaggaggttgatgttgggctgactagtgagagtgatggagctcttcgtcctgcagatatactgctttactcatgggatgTCGGTctggatgtgtgtgttgacttgactgggtcttcccctatgacgcaatctgggttgtcaggcttcgttccgggtcgggttgtggcggttgcagcgcagcggaagcaggataagtatggggcacgttgtagggctttgggttacggtttctttcctttttccttctcttcttttggggaattagagaaaggggctgtttctttgctgaagcgggtccagacgtactccagggctcaagacattggggcacgggcagctgcccacattttcagcaggatcgggttcgccatagctagaggagtgggggcccagattgtatctcggctcccctccaacttcttgtag